In Nicotiana tabacum cultivar K326 chromosome 21, ASM71507v2, whole genome shotgun sequence, one DNA window encodes the following:
- the LOC107786464 gene encoding G-type lectin S-receptor-like serine/threonine-protein kinase RKS1, whose amino-acid sequence MSQKKEFLIILLVFILFLVPFCTSIDTISFNQSLKDGDLLISSKKSFALGFFSPGNSNKTYVGIWYNNVPEQTVVWVANRDNPINNTSGILSINPTGNLEILDKKTKNFVWKTNISSASISEKSYSAQLLDTGNFVLFQDLKKEVIVWQSFDYPTNTILPNMKFGNDKKTGLNRSLTSWKSMEDPGSGEYVYKIEINGIIPQVFLYKNSNRIWRTGPWTGLGWSGVPEMKPGYIFTINYVDNDSEVSVTFSMLDSAISRLVLNESGMMNILNWQESAQKWVQFWYAPKDPCDNYVHCGKNSNCNLYNLAEFECSCLLGYEPSDNRSWFLRDGSHGCLRKKDENVCKNGEGFAKVTNVKIPDTYTAILNKSMGLQECEQLCLNNCSCTAYASANVSIGGIGCITWYGDLIDTREFTDGGQDFYIRVSASTLAQFLKNSNGYHRKRTISIVTVCISAILIALSLACCLVIRNRRKDKEDKFTSLITLKRNLASYENSSRGNEIDGSEHVDVLIFDLSTIISATDDFSDANKLGEGGFGSVYKGQLNNGQEIAVKRLSKTSGQGVQEFKNEVTLIAKVQHKNLVKLLGCCIQKGEKMLVYEYLPNKGLDSFIFDKTKGCQLDWRKRFEIIVGIARGLSYLHHDSRVRIIHRDLKASNVLLDASMQPKISDFGTARIFGGDQIEANTNRVVGTYGYMAPEYAMEGHFSVKSDVFSFGVLLLEIITGRKNTTHYQDQTLNLVGNVWDFWNDDKAIEVVDPLLGEWYETGEVLRCIQIGLLCVQSYANDRPIMSEVVFMLCNEIKLANPGQPGFVFRSRNSSSLPYTSSASVGTSVNDISITTHHAR is encoded by the exons ATGTCCCAGAAGAAAGAGTTCTTGATAATACTATtagtttttatcttatttcttgtaccattttGTACTTCCATTGACACCATCTCTTTCAACCAATCTCTAAAAGATGGAGATTTGTTAATCTCTTCTAAGAAATCTTTTGCTCTTGGGTTTTTCAGCCCTGGAAATTCCAACAAAACATATGTTGGAATTTGGTACAATAATGTCCCTGAACAAACTGTTGTTTGGGTTGCAAACAGAGATAATCCAATCAATAACACATCTGGAATTCTTAGTATTAACCCCACAGGAAATCTTGAAATACTTGACAAAAAAACCAAGAATTTTGTCTGGAAAACCAATATTTCTTCAGCCAGTATAAGCGAAAAATCCTACTCTGCTCAGCTTTTGGATACAGGTAATTTTGTGTTGTTTCAAGACTTAAAAAAGGAAGTTATTGTATGGCAAAGTTTTGATTATCCTACAAATACTATACTTCCTAACATGAAATTTGGGAATGACAAGAAAACCGGTTTGAACCGGTCTCTAACGTCTTGGAAGTCGATGGAAGACCCCGGTTCGGGGGAGTATGTGTACAAGATTGAGATCAATGGTATAATACCACAAGTTTTCCTATACAAGAATTCTAACAGGATATGGCGAACCGGACCCTGGACGGGTCTTGGCTGGAGTGGTGTACCAGAAATGAAACCTGGATATATTTTTACTATCAACTATGTTGATAATGATAGTGAGGTCAGTGTAACATTCAGTATGCTCGACTCTGCGATCTCAAGATTAGTACTAAATGAATCAGGGATGATGAATATATTGAACTGGCAAGAGAGCGCGCAGAAATGGGTTCAATTCTGGTACGCGCCTAAGGACCCGTGTGATAACTATGTACATTGTGGCAAAAATAGTAATTGCAACTTGTACAATTTGGCTGAATTTGAATGTAGTTGTCTTCTTGGGTACGAGCCAAGTGATAATCGGTCATGGTTCTTGAGAGACGGTTCCCATGGATGCTTAAGGAAGAAGGACGAAAACGTTTGCAAAAATGGCGAGGGGTTTGCAAAAGTGACCAATGTGAAAATCCCGGATACATACACTGCTATTTTAAACAAGAGTATGGGATTGCAAGAATGTGAGCAATTATGTCTCAATAATTGTTCGTGCACAGCTTACGCGAGTGCTAATGTTAGCATAGGAGGAATTGGATGTATCACTTGGTATGGTGACTTAATAGATACAAGGGAGTTTACAGATGGTGGCCAAGATTTCTATATCCGAGTATCTGCATCTACTTTGG CTCAATTCTTGAAGAATTCAAATGGATATCACAGGAAAAGAACAATATCAATTGTAACAGTGTGCATTTCTGCAATACTCATAGCACTATCGCTCGCTTGTTGTTTGGTAATAAGGAATAGGAGGAAAG ATAAAGAGGACAAATTCACCAGTTTGATTACTTTGAAAAGGAATTTAGCATCATATGAGAACTCTTCAAGAGGCAATGAGATAGATGGAAGTGAACATGTTGATGTGTTAATCTTTGATCTAAGCACTATTATTTCAGCCACTGATGATTTCTCCGATGCTAATAAACTAGGTGAAGGAGGATTTGGCAGTGTTTACAAG GGTCAGCTAAATAATGGACAAGAAATTGCTGTCAAAAGACTTTCGAAAACTTCAGGGCAAGGAGTTCAGGAATTCAAGAATGAAGTAACGTTAATCGCGAAAGTACAGCACAAAAATCTTGTGAAGCTTTTAGGATGTTGCATACAAAAAGGAGAGAAGATGTTGGTATATGAATACTTGCCAAACAAAGGCTTGGACAGTTTTATCTTTG ATAAAACTAAAGGGTGTCAATTAGATTGGAGAAAACGATTTGAAATCATCGTTGGAATTGCACGAGGATTGTCATATCTTCACCACGACTCTCGAGTAAGAATCATACATAGGGATCTAAAAGCGAGCAACGTTTTACTAGATGCCTCTATGCAGccaaaaatatcagattttggaaCTGCTAGAATTTTTGGTGGTGATCAAATTGAAGCAAACACGAATCGAGTTGTTGGAACATA TGGTTACATGGCGCCGGAATATGCAATGGAAGGGCATTTTTCAGTGAAGTCTGATGTTTTCAGCTTTGGAGTTCTGTTGTTGGAGATCATCACAGGGAGGAAAAACACTACTCATTATCAAGATCAAACATTAAACTTAGTTGGAAAT GTTTGGGATTTCTGGAATGATGACAAAGCTATAGAAGTAGTTGATCCCTTATTAGGGGAGTGGTATGAAACTGGTGAAGTTTTAAGATGCATCCAAATTGGACTATTGTGTGTTCAATCATATGCAAATGACAGGCCAATTATGTCTGAAGTGGTGTTTATGCTCTGCAATGAAATAAAACTAGCTAACCCTGGACAACCTGGTTTTGTATTCAGATCAAGAAATTCTTCTTCACTTCCTTACACATCATCAGCTAGTGTTGGAACATCTgtaaatgacatttcaattactACACATCATGCTCGTTAA